AGAAGATCAGCGTTTCAGGCTAGAATTGGTAACCCCTTGATTTGTTGATTGTGGTTATATCAGTTAGATATTAAGATCTGTTGATGGAGAGAACTGTAATTGTGACTAATGGCAAAGTGGTGGTCCTGATGACTGGAATGTTTGAGTGGTGGTCCTGGAAACTGGAATGTTCAAGTGGTGATTTTATTGACTGGCATGTTAGAGTGATGTTCCTGGTGCCTGGAATGTTGGAGTGGTGCTACTGTTGACTGGAATGTTGGAGTGGTGCTACTGTTGACTGGAATGTTGGAGTGGTGCTACTGTTGACTGGCATGTTGGAGTGGTGATCCTGGCGACTGGAATATTATCGATGACTGGATCTTTGGAAGGCGGACTCTCATAGGGTTCTAATATGGACATTGATAATGAGTGGATATTAGGGTAGCGGTGGCAAAGCAGGTGGTAATGGCGACGGCAACCTAGAAACAGAGACGAAGCTGAAGATGGTGAGGCATTTGCAGACAGAGTAATCATACCGCGAGCCCTGATAATGATACAGAAAAATGATAACAAGAGCCACTTTCTTATGAGGCAGGCATGACACAGGCATCACAGGGTAAGTTATAACACAAGTATGACTCGGTATATCAGGAGCAGACACACGACCATGACAGATATGACGATGATAGTGAGAGTTAGTGCCACTTCAAGAAGCCGATGTCAAAGAAGATAAACCTTGAGACCGAAGAGGAATGAGTCATGGACGCCGCCAGCACGGCCCTGGCAGtaaaggtaggaaaaaaaaaagaaagataaggaaTCACGTCCGTGTCTGTAAATTACGTTTTGAAAATATGGCCAAAAGGAAAATAGAATTAGAAATGACCAGACTGTTTTAATTCCTAATATTCTTCATGTTAGATATAGACATACAGTAATGGCTGCcgtgttcttgtttttgttttatgtatattttagATGAGTGTGGACGCACGTCTTTAATATCTAATGAACACATCGTCAGGATGGAAACAGTACCTCAGAAATAACTCAGAAATATTATCCAGTGGTATAATATGGCACTTGGGTCATGATATAGTTCTGGGCCGCGTCACTAGCCAGTTCGTTAAGCACACACCAGGGGCACACACCTCACCAGCTCAGgattataaatgataatgagCAAAACCTTTTTATCTACACTTGGCAGATATGTTACGTCATAGTGCATACAAATATCTTACTGGTATACtggttcttgtatatatatatatatatatatatatatatatatatatatatatatatatatatatatatatatacttatttatatatatatatatatatatatatatatatatatatatatatatatatatatatatatatatatggatatttaaAAAAGCCACTGCCATCACAAGCAGTGTCCAGAATGCGAATGCGTCAAAATAACGACAATATTTTCAGCGTTATGGAAACACGAATTTTAGCTAAAAGCGACGTTCCTCACTGATCttcccaccgtgtgtgtgtgacatgagtCCCGCACATACCAGCCAGGCTTTCTCATGTGGACACATGCTGGTGAGGGCGCGTGGCTGTAccgctgtggtgatggttgtcacTGGTACAGCccgctcaccaccaccaaacaAAAACATCAATAACATCACTAGACGGCTCGACCATCACCACGTCCCGAGAGTTCTGCTCCCGCCGACGGGTTAGCGGCCGTCGGGCGGGAGTTATAGTGCCTCGCCCCGCCAGGAGCCCGTCCTCACCACTCCTGACGGAGGTTGTACATGAACTAAGCAAGAACCTCACCTGTTATGGGTGCCAAAGCCGAGAGATGATGAGCCATGGCCGCCGTACGTTCCAAGGGCGTGAGTCCTGCCAGCCAGGGCAGTGGGGCACCACCCATGTGGGGTAACATGGCTCCTAGGGCACTCCCTGGGGCAGCACCCCCTACCGAGGGCCTGTGGGCCGGAACTCGGATAACACTGCCCGGCCCTGACATAGGCGGTAGGGAGGCCTGGGAGCCTAGACCGGCGGCgacggcggcagcggcggcgctCATGGGCGGCATGAGGTTGAAGTGCGGCAGGAGGCCGCCGGCGCCCATGAAGGGCATGTGTGTATAGGTAAAGGGTTGGAAGGGTCGCGCGTCCCCGTCATCATCGTCACCTTCTGCCTCGCTCCCGGCGCAACTTAACCTCTCCCTCTCGTCCCCCTCACGCTCCCTCTCACTGCGCTCACTGTCCCTTTCACATCGTTCACTGTCTCTGTCACTGTGGCGGCTACGGCGCTCCAGTTCACCGGCGTAGCCGCCTTCACACTCGCGGTCGGACTCACTACCCTCCTCCAGAAGTCTGTGTCGGAGCGCTGCGGCGCGCCCCGACGACTCCAGCAGCGAAGATATGCTGAAGGAGAGACGGCCATGTTGGCCCTTAGGACTGCGGGCGTCCCCATGGCGGGCGTGCAAGGCCTCGTCCCTGCTGAGGTCGAGCGGGGAGCTGCTGCGGGCGCGGCCAGGGGAACCCGGCGCGGGGGAAGTCTCGCGACTCGAGGCCCCGTCAACGGTTATTTCCTCGTGGTCCTCTGCTGACATGGCGGTCATCCTGGTCGGCCGCCGCTGTGTTCGTCTCGGGCTGCCACTACCGCACACCTCCGCCTAATCTGTATTCTCCATTACCAATGTCCTCTTGGGCTCCCAACATGCTCCCATCTTGGCATGCAGCCGCGCTTACGAGACCATTAAAATCACAACCGACATAACAAGATTTACCTTCACTACAAGCCAAACTCAAACACGGAATGCATCAAATCCATCTTTCAGGAGCCATTTTCCTTCACTCAACGATGATTGGCTAAGCCACAAGCCCCGCCCCTCCTTCCTATTGGCTGGCTCAACTTTGTCTCCGCCCACAATCGAGCGTGTTCATATTGGTAAGCGAATTATGGGCTACTGAACTATAATTAGAGTAAATTACATCAAGATATTAATTCAGTTCATTCCATGCTGAGAAAATATTAGGAGTGAGCGTAATTTAATGAAAATGGGTGACTACTTGTACCTAAAGGGACAATCATTTTGAAATTCCTCTGAATTTTGTTGGCAACTCCAAATTAAAAAGCTGGAACTTCCATAACCGGCCCCATAATTACGTGTTATTCGGAGGTTTACCGCGAGCCGAATGTGAATATTAAACAGACATTATCGAAACATATTGGAACAGACCCCAATAATGAAACCTGCCCCGATATgaccattgttttctcttttcttagcgGGAGAATCACCTTAATCAACGTTCTAATTTCTGATAATTGGCTCCGAAACTGGAGTTGGTCCCCGAATATAAAGACTCCATGAATCACGTCTGATGACACACATTGCAGGTGTAGTCTCCGCATGCCAACACTCTATCCTTGCTGGCTGCAGGgcacattttttttctcaaactttttttttttttctcttaaactcCTTCGTGGCAATTTGGGACCAATGGATCTGTAATTGAATGTGATATGAAAGTTTATGTGAAACTACATCAGAGAATAAGATTTCGTCTTGCTAACAGCTTCCTCTCTACAGAGGACAGAATATCACTTCGAGTTGAGGAATTTTATGATAAAGTAATATACTTGTACCAGGGTTTGGGTTAAGATGGCTGGCGAGCGAAGGAATTACCACTTCATGTTCAGATCAGATCCTCTCTGTGAACTGGGGATGGTGACCCTACCTGGAAAGGAATCACTGTTTGGTGAACTGGGGTGAGATGTGAGGTACtggcctcctccccacctcctcatctGACTCAGGGCCAATTTGGTATATCTCATTAGATAAcaacaaccttctctctctctctctctctctctctctctctctctctctctctctctctctctctctctctctctctctctctctctctctctctctctctctcaaacaccgaCCGATAGTTAGCTACGAAGATGCAAGCCTGAGGCAAGGCcaaaagagagagacattattatcattattactattattattattactattattgttattattattattattattattatcattattattattattatcattattattattattattattattattattattattattattattattatcattatcattattatgattatcattattgtcattatcattatcatcattatcttcattatcatcatcgttattattaccactgatatcattattcttattactaacattaccattatcattattataatgaataagatatgtttattatcattatcactatcatcatcactatcatcattaatgcctccaagacccagtttctactttCTTCTCTAtcggaaactcctcacaactctcgcctctcctttgactgttctgtaattctacctcttgactcaataaccatacttggtattactgtaacatccactctttcttgttagccacacattacaggaatagctaagtcttcctCCTAGTAACTGGGTGTCATGTTTAGACGCCAAGACTtcacttctgaacagttgttccgtttatacaagggattgattcgtccttgtatgtagtactgttctcacatttggggtggttctagctctgtaatcttacttgacagagttgagtcgaaaacggtcagacttataaactgtctcaggctacCTTCCAAGCTTGACTCCCTTGCcatacgctgcaatgttggtttactttccctcttctaattGTATTACTATggtctttgctcccgagagctggctgtttgtgtcccTCCGCtaccagctagaccacgcaatactcggcaagctgatgcgtcacatgattattgtgtaggcatcgacaactcaagggtgggccgttttgatacctgcttctttccctacacttcgatgctttggaactctctgccttctcaggtctttcccaataactatgacttggatCATTTCAAAAGAAGGTTTTTCacgtcctcaaaaattcgtaaatactttgccTTGTCTTTCCTTTCTCCGCTTCATAATTCCctatttatttcaatcaagcttagcccggccttgatgtggacttttgtccctgactggatACTTCaacatataaaatatattatcgttatcattattactattataatgaCTATTattaattgtattatcattattataatgatgatgatgatgatgagtatgatgatgatagcagtCTTCGAACAACGAGCCGCTCAGATACCTAATAGAAAGATTTAGATTAAGGATTATTATGTTTTTTTCAGTTTGCTTGTACGGAAGCGGAGCACCTTTTGAATGAACCATCTTCCAGACTAACACTAAAAGCTTTTCTCAGAAAAACTAGTCAGTTATGACAGTTCAGGTGGATAACTGGAACATGAATGCTTCTGGGTCAAAGTTTCATCAGATTTGGCACTGTTCAGGTGGATTGTGTGTGCAACAAAGCAAGTTTAACAGTTGGCTCTGTGTAGGTAAAACAAAAATCTTTCAGACGAGGTCCAGGTGCGGGGGCTTTATTTGGACGAACAGGACCTAGGCTGAATACGTTGAGGATTTCTTGACATTGAAAATATTCGGAAGATTTCCGATTCGATTTGTCCAAATGAATTACTGAaccacttgagcatgacgacagAATACCTGAGTACAGTACCatcatccttgagcatgatggcagaACCCCTGACTACAGCAGCatcatccttgagcatgatggcagaACCCCTGACTACAGTAgtatgatcctggagcacgaaGATACAGTCCTTGGGTTTGATGACCTGGactgtagcgtcgtgcttaagtgaGATTGTCCAGCGTGGGAGGAAACAAAAACCATCTAGACATATTCAGTTCTGCGTCTCCGGTTATCAAGATCAATCTAGTGTGTGTATTGACACTTCCAGGTAGACTGTGATGGGGCTTATATTACTTTCAAACGGATAATCATCAACTGGAGCATTACCCTCCCGGCGTTAAGCCAGATCAAGAACAGTTTTCGCGCGGATCCTGAATAAATACAGCTTTTATCATACGGATTATAGGAGAGCCCGACCCAGACCTGGTTGTCTTAATCTAGGCTCGAGGAAAGGAAATTTGCGCATGAGTGGACGTCAAGCGGATTCCAGAGGGAGAGTAATTTTTGGTATTTCCCAATTTTCACAGTTGCAtgctaactttatatatatatatatatatatatatatatatatatatatatatatatatatatatatatatatatatatatatatatatatatatatatatatatatatatatatatatatatatatgtgtgtgtgtgtgtgtgtgtgtgtgtgtgtgtgtgtgtgtgtgaacttggaAAAGTCATGTTCTACCAGGTCTCCGAAACCAACTTAACATTCACTGCTGAGGCACTGAGACCAGCATACAAGACCTATATTATAAGGCAACGATGGTAGGAACAACGATAAGCCCAGAACAGTAGAGTCAGCAACACAGAACAAAGATTGTATTGACAACATCTTAGCGGTGGCATGAACATTACTGTAGGGATGAAAGTGTTGACCCAACCATGGTGGACCTACTATACTATCACCTCTACTAAACTTTCTCTGTAGAATTCACACTGGAACCAACACTAAAGATCCAGCACTGTAAGACCATCAGTAGAAGATGCATTTCATACCAATAGTGTCAAGATAACACTGTAGCAGTGCAGTAGGTTAGGCTGGGCTTTGGTTACCTCAACCTGGTTATGTCCTGTTTCATAAATTTCACCGGCTATCGGGTCTTTAGAacgtcttccttctttttttttttcctcatttttacgTGTAGAACCAAAACTACAGGAGCAACTTGGACTGACGAAATGAGATAGGACTGCAGTAGTAACCTGGCACCACACCGTCGAGTGGGTAATACATGGATAGGAGAGATAGCAGGAGacgtgatggtctgtgaccaggttatctgctgggaggTACTAGCAGACTTCAGAGTTCCTATTTTGTGTGTATGGAAGCAGATGTCTCAGGAATAACAATAGCCGGAGTCAACGGGCATTGATGAACATCTTTGAAGATTTTAAGAACATCCATTAAAACAAAGGTTACAGGAGGTTTGAGAAGTAGCATTGTGGTACCAATGTTATAGATCTAGTACATAAAACCCACACTGTAGGCTGTAGTGCCAGGCCTTCTCCAGCTGGCACAGAAAGACCACCTATGTAAAACTAAGTAGATCCTTGATGGAAAGACACAGAAGGACCAAAGCTGTCAGGTATGCTGGGACCAGATGTGTGAAACCATCTCTATAGGACTAATATCGCAGGATAATAAAGTCCTGCATGCTGAGCAGTGTAGCGAACAGATCATAGGGTCCTGTACTGTCATACAGTACAGGACCATTATGGTAGGACCACCACCACTATTGTACGACTTTCCAAAGCCATTGTTATAGGACGACAGCCATATCTGTACGACTCTCCAGGGACAGTAATGTAAGACCAACACTACGGGACAACACCTGTAGAGAAAGCCCTGCATGTATAACCAACACCGTTGCCATCGTTGTAGGACTTTCACTGTATAATCAACACTCTAAGTTCGCCTCTGTGTAGCCATTCCTGTGTAGCCAACACTGCAGAACCAACACTGTAGGACAGATATCACAGAATCAACATTAGAAAGCTAACACTGTGTATCCAAAGACATGCAACTGCACTGTAGGATCGTGTCTCTAAATATCAACCATGTAGTACTAATGTTGCAAAAGCAACACTGCAAACCAACATTGTAGGACTAACATTGCAGGATTACTAACACTGACCAGACGTAAGAGAACCATCTGTGTTGGATGACAACTGTAGAACATCCACTGATCACCCAGCTTGACTGGGGCAGCTTCGCTGGACCAGTACCATAGGACCAGCACTTAAACCACCATAATAGGGGTCAACACTTCACATCACACGGTGGTTACGCCACATTAGCACAACCACCAATTTTCGACCAACACTGCAGGGTCATCATGATTGGACCAACAGTCTTGATCAGAATGATATGACCAGCGGTGAGTGGCCAGTATGATAAGATCAGTATTCTCGGTCATGATAGGACCAGCCCTAAAGGGCTAACATTATAGGATCCAACGCGATAGGACCATAACTGTTAGAACTAATATCATAGGATCATTGCTGTAGAATCATCGTATGATAGAACCATGACTGTTAGAACTAATATCATAGGATCATTGCTGTAGAATCATTGTATGATAGGACCATGACTGCTAGAACTGATATCATTGGATCATTGCTGTAGAATCATCGTATGATAGGAGCATGACTGTTAGAACTAATATCATTGGGTCATTGCTGTAGAATCATCGTATGATAGGACCATGACTGCTAGAACTAATATCATAGGATCATTGCTGTAGAATCATCGTATGATAGGACCATGACTGCTAGAACTGACATCATAGGATCATTACTGTAGAATCATGATTTGAAAGGACCACCACTGTTACAACTACTAACATAGGATCATGACTGTAGAGGATAGGACTATTACTACAGAACCAATGTAATAGAATGAACACTGTAAAACGAACATGATAGGATCAACACTGTAGAGCCAGTACATGATAGGTTCAACACTACAGAACCAATACATGATAGGATCAACACTGTAGAACCAGAAAATGATAGGATCAACACTGTAGAGCCAGTACATGATAGGGTCAACACTACAGAACCAATACATGATAGGATCAATACTGTAGAACCAGAAAATGATAGGATCAACACTGTAGAGCCAGTAAATGATAGGTTCAACACTACAGAACCAATACATGATAGGATCAACACTGTAGAACCAGAAAATGATAGGATCAACACTGTAGAGCCAGTACATGATAGGTTCAACACTACAGAACCAATACATGATAGGATCAACACTGTAGAACCAGTACATGATAGGATCATCACTATAGAATCAATACATGAAAGGATCAACACTAAAAAGCTAGTATATGATAGGATCAACACTGTAAAACCAGTACATGATAGGATCAACACTGTAGAGCCAGTGCATAATAGGATCAATACTGTAAGGCCAGTGCATGATAGGATCAACATTGTAGAGCGAGTACATGATAGGATCAATACTGTAGAACCACAACGTGATAGGATCAACACTGTAGAGCCAGTACATGGTAGGATCAACGCGACAGAACCAATGCATGATAGGATGAATAATGTTGAACCAGTGCATGATTGGATCAACACTATAGTACCAATACATGATAGGATCAACATTGTAGAGCCAGTGCATGATAGGATCAACACTGTAGAGCCAGAATGTGATAGAATCAACACTACAGAACCAATACATGATAGGATCAACACTACAGAACCAGTAGATGATAGAATCAACACCGTTGAACTAGTACATGATTGGATCAACACTGTAGTACCAATACATGATAGGGTCAACACTAAAAAATAGTATATGATAGGATCAACACTGTAGAACCAGTACATGATGGGATTAATACTAGAGCCAGTATATGATAGGATCAACACTGTAGAACCAGTACATGATAGGATCAACACAGTAGAGCCATTACATAATAGGATCAACACTGTAGAATAAGGGCATGATAGGATCATTACTGCAGAGCCAGAAAATAATAGGATCAACATTGCAGAACCAGTGCATGACACGATCAATACTGTAAAACCAACACGTGATGGAACCGCGACGGCAGAACCAATGTGATAGGAGCATCACTATAGAACAAGCAAGATAGTACATGACGACAGAACCAACATTATAGGAGCATCAGTGTAGAGCCAACATGATAGAACCATGACTAGAAAACCAACATGATAGGAGCATTATTGTAGAGCCAACACGATAGAACCATGACTACAGAACCAACGTGATAGGAGCATCACTGTGCAGCCAACGCGAGTGGACCATGAAAAAAGAGTCAACATGATAGGAGAATCACTGTAGAGCCAACATGATAATGCGAAGACTACAGAACCAACATGATAGGAGCAACACTGTAGAGCCAACATGATAGTAACATGACTACAGAATCAACATGATAGGAGCAACACTATAGAACCAACATGATAGTGCCAAGACTACAGAACCAACATGATAGAAGCAACACTGTAGAGCCAACATGATAGTGCCAAGACTACAGAACCAACATGATAGGAGCAACAATGTATAAGCAACATGATAGGACCAAGACTACAGAACCAACTTGATATGAGCAACACTGTAGAGCCAACATGATAATGCTGAGACTACAGAACCAGCTTGACAGCAGCACACTGGAAAGCCAGAATGATAGTGTTATGACTACAAAACCATCATGATAGGAGTATCACTATAGAGCCAACATAATAGGACCAAGACTATAGAACCAACTTGATACCATGACCACAGAACCAACATGATAGGAGCAACACTCTAGAGCCTACATGACAGTGCATGACTTCATAACAAACATTATACGATTAACACTGTAGAGCCAATATGAGAGCCATGACTACAGAACCAACATGATAGGAGTAACACTGTAGAGCCAATATGATAGTGCTGAGACTACAAAACCAACATGATAAGAGTAACAGTGTAGAGCCAGCATGATAGAGCCATGACTACAGAACAAACGTAATAGGACCAAGACTACAGAACCAACATGGTGATAAGAGCATCACTGTAGAGCCAGCATGATAGGTTAAAGACTAGAGAACCAAAATCATTGGAGCAACACTATAGAACCAACATGACTGGACCAAGACTACAGAATCAGCATGATAGGAGCAAAAATGCAGATCCAACATAATAGGACCAAGACTACAGAACCAACATGATAAGAGCAACACTGTAGAGTCCACATGATAGAACCATGGCTACAGAACCAGCATGATAGAAGTAACACTGTAGAACCAAAATATCAGGACCATGACGACAGAAACAACATGATAGGACCAACACCGGCGAGCCAACATGACAGGACCATGACTACAAAACCAACATGATTGCAGCTGCGTTATAGAATCAGCATGATAGGATAACGACTACAGAACCAACATGATAAAAGCAACATTTGAGAGGCAACATGATAGGACCATGACTACAAAACCAACATGATAAGAGCAACATTAAAGAACCAAGTTGATAGGATCAAGACTACAAAACCTACATGATAGGGACAGCACTGGAGAGCCAATATGATAGGATCATGACTACCAAGGCAACATGATAGGAGCAACAATGGAGAACCAACATGTTAGGAACAAGACCATAGAACCAACATGATAGGACGATGACTACAAAACTATCATGATAGGAGCAACACTGTACTGCCAACATGATAGTACAAAGGCTACAGAACCAACATGATAGAACTATGACTATAGAACCAACATGATAAGACAATAACTACAATTCATCATGATAGGGGCAACACTGTACTGCCAACATGATAGGAGTATCACTGAGAGCGAACATGATGCTACCATGACTACAAAACCAACATGATCAGAGCAACACTGTAGAGCCAATATGATAGAGCCAAGACTACAGAACCAACATGATAAGAGTAACACTGTAGAGCCAACAAAATAAAGACTACAGAATCAACATGATAGGAGCAACACTATAGAACCAACATGATTGAACCAAGACTACAGAATCAACATGATAGGAGCAACACTGCAAAGCCAACATAATATGACCATGACTACAGAGCCAACGTGATAGGAGCAATACTGTAGAGACAATATAATAGGACCATGACTACAGAAGCTACATCATAGGAGCAACATAGGAGAAACATGACAGGACTATGACCATAAACCCAACATGATAAAAGTATGCTTTCGAACTAACATGACAGGTTAAAGACTACAGAGCCAACTTGATAAAAGCAACACTGGAGAGGCAACATGATACGACCATGACTACAAAAACAACATGATAGGAGCAACACAGGAGAGCCAACATGACAGGACCAAGACTACCAAGCCAACATGGCAGAAGCAACATTGGAGAGCCATGTTATGAGCAAGACTACAGAACCAACATGATGGGAGTATCGCTGTAAAGCCAACATGATAGCGCCATGACTACAGAATCAACATGATGGGAGCATCACTGGAGAGCCAACATGACAGTGCCTAGACTACAGAACCAACATGATAGGACCACGAGTACAGAACCAACATGATAGAAGCATCACTGTAGAGCCAACATGATAGTGCCTAAACTACAGAACCAACATGATAGGACCATGAGTACAGAACCAACATGATTGGAGCATCACTGTAGAGCCAACATGATAGTGCCATGACAAAAGAACCAACATGATATAAGCATACAGCATAGCCAGAACACGATAGGATCAACGGGCACTTTAGACCAGTATGATATCACCAACATGGAAGTGAAAATATGGTACATCAAGCACTTTAGGCAAGTATGATAGGACCAGCATGGCAGGGAGAATATAATAGTTCCAGCACCTTAGACGAGTATCATAGGACCAAC
The sequence above is drawn from the Panulirus ornatus isolate Po-2019 chromosome 6, ASM3632096v1, whole genome shotgun sequence genome and encodes:
- the LOC139749135 gene encoding uncharacterized protein isoform X1, giving the protein MTAMSAEDHEEITVDGASSRETSPAPGSPGRARSSSPLDLSRDEALHARHGDARSPKGQHGRLSFSISSLLESSGRAAALRHRLLEEGSESDRECEGGYAGELERRSRHSDRDSERCERDSERSEREREGDERERLSCAGSEAEGDDDDGDARPFQPFTYTHMPFMGAGGLLPHFNLMPPMSAAAAAVAAGLGSQASLPPMSGPGSVIRVPAHRPSVGGAAPGSALGAMLPHMGGAPLPWLAGLTPLERTAAMAHHLSALAPITGPFGFPRRIGHPYQSRTPPKRKKPRTSFTRVQVNELEKRFNKQKYLASSERAALAKQLKMTDAQVKTWFQNRRTKWRRTGEGDGSYLMGRQEAEDREADRQATNRLMLGMSPEGSAKPLYSSPQDSSLTPLPSVQMQNSSPSLPAV
- the LOC139749135 gene encoding uncharacterized protein isoform X2, whose product is MTAMSAEDHEEITVDGASSRETSPAPGSPGRARSSSPLDLSRDEALHARHGDARSPKGQHGRLSFSISSLLESSGRAAALRHRLLEEGSESDRECEGGYAGELERRSRHSDRDSERCERDSERSEREREGDERERLSCAGSEAEGDDDDGDARPFQPFTYTHMPFMGAGGLLPHFNLMPPMSAAAAAVAAGLGSQASLPPMSGPGSVIRVPAHRPSVGGAAPGSALGAMLPHMGGAPLPWLAGLTPLERTAAMAHHLSALAPITGPFGFPRRIGHPYQSRTPPKRKKPRTSFTRVQVNELEKRFNKQKYLASSERAALAKQLKMTDAQVKTWFQNRRTKWRRQEAEDREADRQATNRLMLGMSPEGSAKPLYSSPQDSSLTPLPSVQMQNSSPSLPAV